The sequence below is a genomic window from Betaproteobacteria bacterium.
CGGAGATGGAGTTCGTCGCCATCCGGGAAAACAACAACCGCCGCGCCTACATCGAAGGCCTCAAGGCCTCCGGCCCCCTGGGCAACAAGCTCGCCGACCTCCTCGGCCGCCAGCACCAGGGGCAGAATTTCGGCGCCAGCATTCCCGAGGAAATCACTCCGGAATTCGTGCGCAGCGAAATCGCCCGCGGCCGCGCCATCCTGCCCAACAACATCAACCACCCGGAAAGCGAGCCGATGATCATCGGCCGCAACTTCCTCACCAAGATCAACGCCAACATCGGCAACTCGGCCCTGGGCTCCTCCATTCAGGAAGAAGTCGAGAAGATGACCTGGTCGATCCGCTGGGGCGGCGACACGGTGATGGACCTGTCCACCGGCAAGAACATCCACGAGACCCGCGAGTGGATCATCAGGAACAGCCCGGTGCCCATCGGCACGGTGCCCATCTATCAGGCCCTGGAAAAGGTCAATGGCAAGGCCGAGGACCTGAGCTGGGAAATCTTCCGCGACACCCTCATTGAACAGGCCGAGCAGGGCGTCGACTACTTCACCATCCACGCCGGCGTCCTGCTGCGCTACGTGCCGCTCACCGCCAAGCGCATGACCGGCATCGTCAGCCGCGGCGGCTCGATCATGGCCAAGTGGTGCCTCGCCCATCACCGGGAAAGCTTCCTCTACACCCATTTCGAGGACATCTGCGCCATCATGAAGGCCTACGACGTGGCCTTCAGCCTGGGCGACGGCCTGCGTCCCGGCTCCATCTACGACGCCAACGACGAAGCCCAGCTAGGCGAACTGAAGACCCTGGGCGAACTCACGGAGATCGCCTGGAAGCACGACGTCCAGGTCATGATCGAAGGCCCCGGCCATGTGCCCATGCACATGATCAAGGAGAACATGGAGCTCCAGCTCGAATGGTGCAAGGAAGCGCCCTTCTACACCCTGGGACCACTCACCACCGACATCGCCCCCGGCTACGACCACATCACCAGCGGCATCGGCGCCGCCATGATCGGCTGGTACGGCACCGCCATGCTCTGCTACGTCACCCCCAAGGAACACCTGGGCCTGCCCGACAAGGACGACGTCAAGGAAGGCATCATCACCTACAAGCTGGCGGCCCACGCCGCCGACCTGGCCAAGGGCCATCCTGGCGCGCAGATCCGCGACAACGCCCTGTCCAAGGCCCGCTTCGAGTTCCGCTGGGAGGACCAGTTCAACCTCGGCCTGGACCCGGACAAGGCGCGCGAATTCCACGACGAGACCCTGCCCAAGGAATCGGCCAAGGTCGCCCATTTCTGCTCCATGTGCGGCCCCCACTTCTGCTCCATGAAGATCACCCAGGACGTGCGGGACTTCGCCGCCGCCCAGGGCCTCGATGATGCGGAAGC
It includes:
- the thiC gene encoding phosphomethylpyrimidine synthase ThiC gives rise to the protein MNAKDQFVAARAHVDEAAVQPLPNSRKIYVAGSRPDIRVPMREIAQADTPTAFGGEKNPPIFVYDCSGPYSDPAARIDIRSGLPALRAAWIAERGDTDELAGLTSEFGRQRATDPALDELRFPGLHRKPLRARPGANVSQMHYARRGIITPEMEFVAIRENNNRRAYIEGLKASGPLGNKLADLLGRQHQGQNFGASIPEEITPEFVRSEIARGRAILPNNINHPESEPMIIGRNFLTKINANIGNSALGSSIQEEVEKMTWSIRWGGDTVMDLSTGKNIHETREWIIRNSPVPIGTVPIYQALEKVNGKAEDLSWEIFRDTLIEQAEQGVDYFTIHAGVLLRYVPLTAKRMTGIVSRGGSIMAKWCLAHHRESFLYTHFEDICAIMKAYDVAFSLGDGLRPGSIYDANDEAQLGELKTLGELTEIAWKHDVQVMIEGPGHVPMHMIKENMELQLEWCKEAPFYTLGPLTTDIAPGYDHITSGIGAAMIGWYGTAMLCYVTPKEHLGLPDKDDVKEGIITYKLAAHAADLAKGHPGAQIRDNALSKARFEFRWEDQFNLGLDPDKAREFHDETLPKESAKVAHFCSMCGPHFCSMKITQDVRDFAAAQGLDDAEALEKGMETKAVEFVQAGAEVYRKV